A stretch of the Stegostoma tigrinum isolate sSteTig4 chromosome 34, sSteTig4.hap1, whole genome shotgun sequence genome encodes the following:
- the LOC125446335 gene encoding butyrophilin subfamily 1 member A1-like, protein MIIAQMEGINFITLLLLWVPLSTGGKFTVTGPAHPVVAIVGEDVTLGCQVMPSLPVNNMVVRWLKSDLGSAVYTYRNGEDDTATQDSDYRGRTELFKDELPKGNISLKVKNTRVFDEGKYRCSVDDETDFEETVIELKVGGLGRKHWIQIEGYKNQGIQLVCESNGWFPKPGLQWASAAGQNLTAQSKISYHQDSKGLVTVQSSVSVTQDSTNTFKCLIQNNLLKKEQEATIQISAEFFPSVSGWLVFLSLMLVLLIITFIAGVIWIVRKHMHIKDLERDKSIKQYDQWKSLIASDWTKISECKVNVNLDTETANPRLEISKDMKNVRLIQKAMNVHDSEDRFTVLESVMGSDGFTSGSHYWEVEVEGNQCWHVGVAKESVERKTEIQLTPMNGVWTIGRTENQFQSNSNEKSDITVYEIPKKIGVYLNSDSGIVSFYSADTKSYLYSFTGCKFTEKIYPFLTTEHCNKWLRICSVQDL, encoded by the exons GTAAATTCACAGTTACTGGACCAGCACACCCTGTTGTAGCCATTGTGGGTGAAGATGTTACATTGGGATGTCAGGTTATGCCAAGTTTACCCGTCAACAACATGGTGGTGCGATGGCTTAAATCAGACCTTGGTTCAGCTGTGTACACATACAGAAATGGAGAAGATGACACTGCTACTCAGGATTCTGACTACAGAGGAAGGACTGAACTGTTTAAAGATGAGCTACCCAAAGGAAACATTTCCCTTAAAGTAAAAAATACAAGAGTATTTGATGAGGGAAAATACAGATGTTCAGTTGATGATGAAACAGATTTTGAAGAAACTGTGATAGAATTGAAAGTGGGAG GTTTGGGGCGTAAGCACTGGATCCAGATAGAGGGATATAAGAATCAAGGAATTCAGCTTGTGTGTGAATCTAATGGATGGTTCCCAAAGCCAGGGCTACAGTGGGCTAGTGCAGCTGGACAAAATTTAACAGCACAGTCTAAAATAAGTTACCACCAGGACTCCAAAGGACTGGTCACTGTGCAGAGCAGTGTATCTGTAACACAAGATTCAACAAACACCTTCAAGTGTCTCATACAGAACAACCTACTGAAAAAAGAACAAGAAGCAACTATCCAGATATCGG CTGAATTTTTCCCATCTGTTTCGGGCTGGTTGGTTTTTTTATCTCTGATGCTCGTACTTCTAATAATAACTTTTATTGCTGGGGTCATTTGGATTGTGAGAAAACACATGCACATCAAAG ATCTTGAACGTGACAAATCTATCAAACAATACG ACCAGTGGAAATCTCTTATTGCATCAG ATTGGACGAAGATTTCAGAGTGCAAGG TCAATGTAAACCTGGATACAGAAACAGCAAACCCAAGGCTTGAAATATCTAAGGATATGAAAAATGTAAGATTAATCCAGAAAGCGATGAATGTCCATGACAGTGAAGACAGATTTACAGTCTTGGAATCTGTGATGGGATCAGATGGATTCACATCAGGCTCACATTACTGGGAAGTGGAGGTGGAGGGGAATCAATGCTGGCATGTGGGAGTGGCCAAGGAGTCTGTGGAACGGAAGACAGAAATCCAGTTGACACCAATGAATGGTGTCTGGACAATTGGGAGGACTGAGAATCAGTTTCAGTCAAATTCTAATGAAAAATCTGATATTACAGTGTATGAGATTCCCAAGAAGATTGGTGTTTATCTCAATTCTGATTCTGGAATAGTTTCATTTTATAGTGCCGATACCAAGTCTTACCTCTACTCTTTCACTGGGTGTAAATTCACAGAGAAAATTTATCCTTTCTTGACCACGGAGCACTGTAACAAATGGCTGAGAATCTGCTCAGTTCAAGACCTCTGA